The following DNA comes from Solanum stenotomum isolate F172 chromosome 11, ASM1918654v1, whole genome shotgun sequence.
CATAAGATATTTAAGTTTAAGTGTACTTATCAAATGTTGGACAATAATGATCAAGTGTTGGTTACAGTGAGCGTTAAGTTCCCTTATCTTGCGAATGATTAAAGATCTACCTCAGTATAACGGTTTAATCAATTTCTTGTAAAAGTGGACTTGTAACTCCCcattaaaatatctttttgagATTAAAAGATCTCATTCAGAACACTGACAATTAACACAACAGAGCTGCAAGTGGAAGACATTATCTTCAAGCAGGTAGCTGCatgaatatttcaaaattttaacttgTTTCACCCCCcgccccccaaaaaaaaaaagaaaaatacataggATAATATAACAGATTAAAAGCTACATAGAGACAGCAGATATTTGTCGCAGCAGATCCATTCAATGTATTAGTTAATGAGTGTGTCAATACATACATGATTAAGAAGCGGCGACATAGTGACAGCATTCACTGGTCGTTCGGTCGTatagttcttgataagtgtcaAAGTTCTGATGTCCCAGAGCTGTAAAATCAACAGAGGTTAGAAATAAAGAGgaactataaaaagaaaaaaacaaagtgGATATGGACATACATAGCTGAAAATCAGAAATGAAATATTGCTAGGTAGTTGCAAGAACTTAGAAAGAAACAATGGCCATATTTCCAAGGGCTATAAGGAGCTACCTTTGCAGATTTATCAAGAGAACCAGTAATGAAGTGCGAACCATCCACTGATTTTTGTAGTGACGTAATACCCTTTTTATGACCGATTTCCTTGTCAGACTCCTTCAGTATCTTTCCAGTCTACAAATTTCAGAAGACCGTCAATGCACTACACTAGCTTCGAAGAACAGGGAAAACTATCTTAaaactaatttatatttaagaaagaaagacaaaacaaacaacaaagCAAACACTGCAATGTGAATAGAGCAAAAACCAGGCGACCTGATAAATCACCAAactgttcaaaataattaaataaagtatCTAGAGTAATAAGCCAAAATATCTATTGAACTTTGACATATTGACAGCACATTTTTCCATGAAACTGAAACACACTAACGTACCTCAGCATCCCAGATACGTATTACAGCATCTTCACCAGCACTTATAATTGTTTTATTCAGGGGTCCCCACACAGCTCTGTTGATTCTTCCCTGGGGACCCTTTAAGACGAGCACCGACTCACTAATTTCTAAAATAAGAAGATTATTTATTAGATACAGTGAATGTCAAGATCATGAGATGAGAGTCACAAAATGCCCAAAATAATGGAAGATAAAGTAGACTCGTTTGAAATTAGTATAAGTCAGCAACCACCAGAGAAGCAATAACAAACTATACAAGGCATATCCCTTTGTCTCAAATTCCAAAGCATATCAATGTGTTAGATGTGACAACGCTGGAAGCATATTAGACTTAACTCTTGACAACAAATATTCCCTAAAGCTATGTACCTTTACCAATCTTGTATTAATTGAACAGAAAGGAAGACCCTTCTATTTTCTGCACATAAACCCTACACGTTTTTATAGGTGGTCATCTTTGCTTTTTGATATAGTCTACAGTACATTTTTTTCCAATGCTCAAGTTCTGGTTTACATCGAATAAAGGAAAATGTGTAAAGTAATAAGATAATTATTAATGATAAGTGactttaaaagaaacaaaagaggaaGTATAAAATGActacaacaatttttttcattggaAAATGAACTTAAAAAGAGTGAGGAGGAAATAGAAGTCATCTGCTTTGTCGCCAGACCCCATAACCAAGCTCCATATCAAAGTGAATTATCAATTAATTCAGAAGTAGCACTAGTAACTCTATAGTTAAAGGACATGTGATTGTAACAGGACTTGATCTGGTTCCTTTAAGCTGCTTTGTGTGAAGTTAGGGAGTAAGCTCTGTCCTGTTAACTTACAACATGCATCAATAAATTCACTTTACATACCCAAATGCATCATGCTCCAAAACGAACATATAATTTCTAAGGGCACCAAGTGGCCAGTGGTAGAGGAATTCCGAACTTGATAAACATGAACACTCCAGTAGTGAGTGGACATGGTTTTGCTCTACTATTCTGGTTGTGTAGTACTTATCATAGAGAATAAATTATATGTTGGGTTTCTGCATGAATATTGGTTTTGGCAAGTGTTGGTGGATAGCATAGGTGCCAGCATGGAAGTTGGGTGTTGTTATTACCGATGGAGGAATCAGTACCAGGAGGGATCCATTCTGGTCAGTTTGAGAACAGGGGCCAGTGCAGACATATATACAACCGGGTGGCCTGAGTTGGTAAGTCGGAATGCAAAGAAACAGTCCCTTCACTCCACATATTTTAACAATTATTCATATGCTGATATTTAAATGACAAGTTTCTTCAATGATACTAACCACCACAGACATACCAGGAACAATATCAACAACTAAAATATCAGCACAAAGACAGAACAGACAAACATCTGATAAATGATGTCAAATTGTCAATCAtagcaaaacatgataaaactaattaagaatacaGCAAAACCATCATAGCTACTTCATTGATGGCTTGAGAAATTAATTCACGATATATCCAAGTCATTTAAAAACCAACTCTGTGCTAATATGGtcacaatcaaataaaaaatgcatCTGTATAGCTCTGACTTGAGGTCATAAAGAGTCCAATGTTCACATCTCTGAAAAGGAAACACCGTGGGCTTAAGAATAGCTACAGTGGAGACATGAAGCTTGTGCACAAGATACTTGAATGCTCATAGTAAAAAGGAACCTCATTTGGTGCTTTCACAATAATCCAATTCATTATTCGCAATTTAAAAGGAAAGAGTAAACAAAGGCAATATGTACTTCACAAACAGAAATACAACCCAACAATTAATTGtcaaaaaacaacaattaaacaAGACAACACAACAGAAGATTAACCTTAGAATTCCAGAAACTTACGTTCACTGGGATCTTTGCTGATACGTTTGACATGGATAGCAGATGTCAGTCCCATAAAAGGATCAGTGGTGATCACTGCAAGTTTATCGCCAACCGAAAAATCAACAGACCTAGCAGGGGAGTCAAAGGTGAATGTGTGCAGCTGGGTACCAGTTTGGACATCCCACAACATTGCAGTCTGATCCGCACTTCCAGTTATTAGCCTGGACGAATCCCCTTTAACAAACAATCAACAAGTCAACAACCACAGACAGTCCATTTCTCAATAGTTATTATACGCTTTACCATACATgatacaaacaaacaaaaaaatgcaCTTGGTCTCTCGTACTATGACTACCAATTTTCATTAACCTTTTATTTAGCAAAAGAAAACATGCCAGCAAGTATTGGACCTCAAAGCCCTTGTAAGGTAATAACAACAAGACCAATGAGATATAACTACTTTACTACTTCCAATTTTCACTAGCCAAAGTGGATATATCAGAAATTCCGATAACATAGAttgataaaatatgaagaaaaagaaaggagaGAAGTAAGAAGATGGTGACTGAAAGTTTTACAATCTTTAAGCAAAAGACTATTTGGATAATGAAAGAAGTACAAAATAGAGGATGAGAAATCATCCTACACAACTTTAACCCGTCAAAACAACCACAGGATGATTATTGAATATTAAACTTTCCACTAATCAAGTTCATCTGAATAATCTGTGCTTTGATTTTGCAGCAAATCAGTACGACAAACACAGGGTAATTATTGGATATTACGCAATATTAGCTAAAAGTAAATTAAACATGTGATGACAAAACTGCGACCATATCAGTTTCTTTTACAAGCAGGTGAACTATCAAACTAGAAAAGCCCTTAATGTTCTTTGGTTATTTCACCTACTGATTATGAACAAAATCATTGCTTGGTTAAGTGACTAAATATCACTTCATACGAGATAATCAACTTGTTGGACTATAATCGGTATGTTGTGTTAGGGATTTTAATCAATTGTCTACAAATTTGATTAAATACTTTTTTCCAGGTGCAAACAGCAGTAACTGAAATAAAATCTCGGGGATGTTACTTGTAGCCTCAAACTTTAGCCATAAACTGGGCAATTAATTGATTCAAATTCTTTGAAATTCGTTCGAGAAGTGCACCTAACCCACACAttactcttattattattactacacCAAAAGCCCTAGACGAAGATTAATTATCTGAAAAATAGCTTATTTAAGTAAACAAAGCTTCACAATCCAAACCAAAAGGCTAATAAACAAACCAAAGCGGCAAGCATTTATCATGTTAATAACAAATATCAGCTCAGTTCAGGATATCAATAgtaagagagaaaaagaagtaATTACGAGAAACGTCGCAGCACCAAACGGCACCGTTATGGCCACGGTAAGTTCCGAGGCGCTCGCCGTTATCGGCAAACCAAACGGTAGGGGTATGGTCCTTGGCGCAAGAGAAGAGCAGATCTCCATCTCTGTTGTACTTTAGAAAAGTTAACGGCCTTTCATGGCCCTTCATCAATATTGGCCTCATCGTTGTTCGTAGCCGGTCGCCGGAGTGATCCCCTCAGTGAGATTGTTGTTCGTCGCCGGAGTAAGTTCGCCGCTGAGAAAAGATGGAGAGAGAAGAAGACGGTTGCAGGG
Coding sequences within:
- the LOC125843794 gene encoding eukaryotic translation initiation factor 3 subunit I-like, with amino-acid sequence MRPILMKGHERPLTFLKYNRDGDLLFSCAKDHTPTVWFADNGERLGTYRGHNGAVWCCDVSRDSSRLITGSADQTAMLWDVQTGTQLHTFTFDSPARSVDFSVGDKLAVITTDPFMGLTSAIHVKRISKDPSEQISESVLVLKGPQGRINRAVWGPLNKTIISAGEDAVIRIWDAETGKILKESDKEIGHKKGITSLQKSVDGSHFITGSLDKSAKLWDIRTLTLIKNYTTERPVNAVTMSPLLNHVVLGGGQDASAVTTTDHRAGKFEAKFYDKILTEEIGGVKGHFGPINALAFNPDGKSFASGGEDGYVRLHHFDQDYFNIKI